Proteins from a genomic interval of Sparus aurata chromosome 21, fSpaAur1.1, whole genome shotgun sequence:
- the wnt9a gene encoding protein Wnt-9a produces the protein MLDGHLLLGWLSFTVIVYLLNLPGPTAAYFGLTGNEPLSILPLNSLPEENVGRAHYKLCDRLKLEKKQRRMCRRDPGVAETLREAITMSALECQYQFRFERWNCTLEGRHRANILKRGFKETAFLYAISSAGLTHAMAKACSAGRMERCTCDEAPDLENRKAWQWGGCGDNLKYANKFVKDFLGKRSNKDLRARVDMHNTNVGMKVIKAGVETTCKCHGVSGSCTVQTCWRQLQPFHEIGKQLKQRYETSVKVGSSTNEATGEGEISTGRSQQQPPQQPLPGLNDQIPRTMDLLHIEDSPSFCRPSKYSSGTAARKCYKDKNCDAICCGRGHNTQSREVTRPCQCQVRWCCYVECKQCTQREEVYTCKG, from the exons GTTGACAGGTAATGAACCCTTGTCTATCCTGCCACTGAACTCTCTACCAGAGGAGAACGTGGGCAGGGCCCACTACAAGCTGTGCGACCGGCTCAAACTGGAAAAGAAGCAGCGCAGGATGTGCAGACGAGACCCGGGCGTGGCGGAGACTCTGAGAGAGGCCATCACCATGAGCGCCCTAGAATGCCAGTATCAATTCCGCTTCGAGAGATGGAACTGCACCTTAGAGGGGCGCCACCGAGCCAACATACTAAAGAGAG GATTTAAAGAGACAGCCTTCTTGTATGCCATCTCCTCGGCGGGCCTGACCCACGCTATGGCCAAAGCGTGCAGCGCAGGACGCATGGAGCGCTGCACGTGCGACGAGGCCCCCGACCTGGAGAACCGCAAGGCGTGGCAGTGGGGAGGCTGCGGAGACAACCTCAAATACGCCAACAAGTTTGTCAAGGACTTCCTGGGCAAACGTTCCAACAAGGACCTGCGCGCACGCGTGGACATGCACAACACAAATGTGGGCATGAAG GTGATCAAGGCCGGAGTAGAGACCACTTGCAAATGCCACGGAGTCTCGGGCTCCTGCACTGTCCAGACCTGCTGGAGGCAGCTTCAGCCCTTCCACGAGATCGGCAAGCAGCTGAAGCAGCGCTACGAGACCTCCGTCAAGGTTGGGAGCTCCACCAACGAGGCCACGGGGGAGGGAGAGATCTCCACAGGCCGGAGCCAGCAGCAGCCGCCACAGCAGCCCCTGCCTGGCCTGAACGATCAGATCCCTCGCACTATGGACCTGCTCCACATCGAGGACTCGCCCAGTTTTTGCAGACCCAGCAAGTACTCGTCGGGCACGGCAGCCCGCAAGTGCTACAAGGACAAGAACTGTGACGCTATCTGCTGCGGGCGAGGCCATAACACTCAAAGTAGGGAGGTGACCCGGCCCTGCCAGTGCCAGGTGCGCTGGTGCTGCTACGTCGAATGCAAGCAGTgcacacagagagaagaggtCTATACCTGCAAAGGGTAA